The following proteins come from a genomic window of Salvia hispanica cultivar TCC Black 2014 chromosome 4, UniMelb_Shisp_WGS_1.0, whole genome shotgun sequence:
- the LOC125221297 gene encoding zinc finger protein ZAT5-like, with translation MVMVYFGPHYFILTLSHFHSIIVCSFPTLSLLHLIYLIELEMLEELSDQNMIAKGKRTKRPRPSSSTSSNNSLVSSPATSSGISTSTEEDEDMANCLILLARGKSPPQAAVPDNKFSSRKFASAGKVGIYVYECKTCNRTFPSFQALGGHRASHKKPKTAAETDQEEERGTDFRKLTTICPAHNDPNKPKMHECSICGSEFGSGQALGGHMRRHRPRNEAADEKPRNILALDLNLPAPPEEEKLQPPPHVVFSAAALVDCHY, from the exons ATGGTGATGG TTTATTTTGGGCCTCACTATTTCATTCTCACTTTATCACACTTCCACTCAATAATAGTGTGTTCGTTTccaactctctctcttcttcactTGATTTACTTAATTGAATTGGAGATGTTGGAGGAGTTGAGTGATCAGAATATGATCGCGAAGGGGAAGCGAACGAAGCGGCCAAGGCCGTCTTCGTCCACCTCCTCAAACAATTCATTGGTATCATCTCCGGCGACCTCAAGTGGGATATCGACAAGCACCGAAGAAGACGAGGACATGGCCAACTGTTTGATTCTCCTCGCACGTGGGAAGTCTCCTCCACAGGCAGCGGTGCCGGACAATAAATTCAGCAGCCGGAAATTCGCCTCAGCCGGAAAAGTAGGCATCTACGTCTATGAGTGCAAGACCTGCAACAGAACCTTCCCATCTTTCCAAGCATTGGGGGGCCACAGAGCCAGCCACAAGAAGCCCAAAACCGCCGCCGAAACTGATCAAGAAGAGGAAAGAGGAACTGATTTCAGAAAATTAACCACCATTTGTCCAGCACATAATGATCCCAACAAGCCCAAAATGCATGAGTGCTCCATCTGCGGCTCCGAATTCGGATCGGGCCAAGCCCTCGGCGGCCACATGCGGCGGCATAGGCCTAGGAATGAAGCTGCGGATGAGAAGCCCAGAAATATATTGGCATTGGATCTCAACCTCCCGGCTCCGCCGGAGGAGGAGAAACTACAGCCGCCGCCGCATGTAGTCTTCTCCGCCGCCGCGCTTGTGGATTGCCACTACTAG